TAATGACTTGGTGTAGATCATGGTAGCATCGGCGCTTGTGTTTGTAACCTTCCTTGCGGCCTCGAATGGCTGATAACGGCGACCTGTAAAAGTAGTGTGCTTATCAACGCATGATGCACACACCCACACGAAAGCATAATGACGAGATCAAGATCAATTGTGTACACTTACAATCAACATGTGCGAGCACTAGAAACAATATAGCCACCACGCACACAATGTCGCCGGTGCCGCACATGCGCTTGGAGCCGTGAAGGACCGAAACGGCAACCAGAGGAGGTGAATGGAAGCCGATTAAAATATCTTTGCCGAAAAGAACTTGGCCTATATTCCAATTATAACACAACGCGCCTCTCTCATAATTGCCAAGATCACACACGTCCACTGGTGATGTGTCGATCCTAGGAACAAGTAGACATGTCTCAAAACAGTGCAGAAGCAAAGCGACAAAGCATTGCTACTAATTATGAGCTCGAAAGTAGTAATGAACATGTGAAATAAATATCAAAATCATTAGACAAAAGCATGCACGAACTATTAATAAAACAAGACAACAAGTGCAACTTCTTTGCAACTACTAGGACACAAGTTGCACTCACGATTCAGCAAAGGGAAGTAAATTGAAGCTTAAAATCATTAGCTAATGATTGCAAGAAAAGCCGAATCACTATTGCATCATTAATGTAGCCTGAAAAAGACACTTCACAGAAACACTCCACACCAAGCCGCTGCTCTCAATCGAGTTGCATAGTGCAATTGTGCAAACCTGAAATCTAAGTCAAGCTATGCACTGACGTGCTGCAAATTTCAGACAACACAATGCCTAACTGCTGAATAAAGAACAGAGCTTGCATGTACCGAATACATGGCTGCAATTGTCGGCCTCCTGCTGCTTCGTTGATGAGCGGACAGCAAGGAGGAGTCAAGCTAGCTGCTATTGCTGCCGCACAGCTAGCGGTGCAATGCAGTCAAGCTgctatgctgctgctgctgaatgtCTGAAAAACTGAGAACTTgggaagaagagagctgactGCTGCTGCAGCTGTACTGCAACCAAGGATCTGCAGGCAGGGTTCTACAAGAATGGAGCACAGCTGTAGTGAGCTGAAATCAGAAAGAAATGGCACGGCAAGCTAGAAAACAGCAGGCAAACAGTAGAAAAAGTTTTCAGAAACGGCACAGTACACAGACTAGAAGCCGCGCTGCTCCAAATCTCACAAAACGAACCAAATCAAGGCCGGTTGAAAACAAAATTCAAACCACAGCATCACTACATCATGTAGGATCCACTCCAACAGCAAGCCCTCAACAAGATTGAGAATTAACCATCAATTTCAGAAAAAAACAGGAAACTCTAAGAACAAGAGGAAATTTGGGGAAAACTCAAATTCATGGTGCTCTATTGAAACATTTGATAGTGGGTCACCCTAGCCTTGATCACACATGTCCTAGCACCAAAAGCCCTCAAGAAATTTGCCCCAAATAGCTGTCAAATTCGACGAACTAaaactcaaaaaaaaaatctccaacaaTCACACAAAATGTAAAATCTCAGATCTAGAGACTGTGATGCACAAATTTGATCCTTGGATTAGCTCGAGACGTCGGATTACAAGCTACTCCTGGCTAAATCAAAACTAAGATGACAAAAAGCTCCAGAACAAAAGTCAATTCTCTCTCATACTTATCCAAACCTTCTCTCACGCACACAAAATAAGAGAGACTCCTCCAAGTATAGCTACCCATTTAAATAAATAGACATCTGTTAAAAGACAAAAACATCTTTACATGAAGCACATAACTCAAATACCCTCTACGGGTAAAATCATCCATCTTTTTGTCGGTACATGAGACGGATCCGACACCTTCACGACTTCGCTTCGCCTTGACGCAAGCTTCACGATGGTGCCACACATCCTTCGACTCGCCACTTCCATTTTTAAGGACCAAACCGGTCAAACCCGTCggcgatggttttgaggtccaaatcACCGAACTGTCCATCCCCAAATTTGAGAACCGTGTTGTCGTCTACGTGGCAAATGACGGCCTGAGAAGGAATGGACACACACACATGACTTTCCCTCTATCAGGTTGGGCTCAGGCTGGACTTGGACGAGCTGGGCCCATGCGGGACTCAATTGTGAGAAATAATAAAACATAATAATCCATTAAATTGACTGCTTTGATATATGTGTAGTTTTTAGAAGGATGAGTACcagttccaaaaaaaaaaatccctctATTTTTGCTTCAACCATTTTCCTATgccctgtttgtttccgcttataagcggcttatcggtggaaataagcgaGAATCCCGCCAAACGCTTTGCTTATTTCCACCGATTCTCGCTTATGTGGTAAGCCGCTTCAGAGATTTGAACTACGAGAAGCGAAAAGCGAGAAGCGAGAAAATCTTCGCTTAGATTATAATCCAAGCGTGTCTGGGAGaagcggaaacaaacagggccctAGTCGATATCTCCAATCCTATCGGTTTTTCTTTCCCTCACGCGCTTTGCATAACTTGCCGGATACTTAAACGCACGAATCAGCCCTCAGTGCTTGCTGGAAAGCGCTTCGTCGTGCTTTTAATTTGTTTCAAGGAAGTAAGTAAATCGTGCCATTTAATTGGGGGGAAATAGAAAGACTTGCTTGCTGCGCCCCAGTTATTCCTAGGATATTTTAGTTTCAAAGTTTCAATTAGCGTAAAATGTTTCTCTCAGGGCTGTTTTAGTTTTATCCTAATTCCTAAGTAGCGTTTTCtaactttaataaagttttaaAGAAGAATACACCCAACATCCACAATATCAGGTTACTTATCCCCATAAAATGTGCTGATTGTTGCAAACGTGCCAACACTGTTAACCGTTGTAAATAAATAAAATGTCTTGATAAGAGCAACGCAAGCGTGGTGTCTTCTCTCTTCAGTATGGTGGTGCTGAGCAAGACGGGAAGTCTTCTCTCTTCAGTATACTGTGTACATAGGCTGAGGCTGTTGAGCCGGAGTTGCATACATTGTAAAAATTTGATCCTGTCGCTGGTTTTGCATTTTAGTGTGACAGTCCTTCCAGTTCACGAGCTATATTGGTCAATGCttattagggatgaaaacagatcgaatacggacggatatcactgatattacatttgtttttatatttctatccggattcggattcggattcgaatatggatagtatcaaccatgccggataggatacgattagatatcgacatcataaatatacgatttgagtattcgaatacggatacggtatcgaatgttgaatatccggactcggatacgaacggatTTAAACCCCTTTAAACGGATTCGGTCTTAAATACAGTCGGAAAATACCCATACCATTTTTATCCCTAATGCTTATCAAGCCGACGCTGTCATTTCGATTTGTTTAGATCCGAGTTCGTTGCAAGATGCTCAAACCTAAATGACGACTTTAACTCGTACTGATTAGTAACACGAAATAATACATAATGCAGTGTGACAATATCTCGCCGCTGTAATTTAATTAGTTAGATTACATTACTTGGTTCTTCCACTCAAGAACCTCATTAGAAACTCCAGTCCACGATTGCACGAAACAATAAAAGCAACCTAAGACGATTCCTCATCGTATGAATCCTCCTCACTCGTGAACGTCAGACTGATTGTCCGACTCACTGCCATCAGACGCAATAGCAGGTGGTTTCGCAGACATCTTGCTCAGAGCAGCAGTCTTGCTTGCTCTCTGAGAACGTGCAGCAGCAGTCATACTGGGAGTGGCTGGAACCCTGCTTACCGATGTTGCAGGCACGCTAACTTCTCCCCCTTCGTCACTTTCGTCGCTAGAGGATGGTGGTGCCTGTTTCGTTTTTCTCCTGGCAGGAGCCGGAGGCCGGACTGACCGTGGTGCTGGAGTAGGAGGCACTGCTTGATTGGTGTCCAACTTGAAGCCATCATCCAATCCTAGTTTCTCTGAGAAACAACAAGAGTAAGGTGCGATAAGAACCATTAGAAAATGAAAGCTTACGAAAATGCAGAGATTCATTGACATGATATAGGTTCTTATTTTTCATTAGACGTACTGAATATGACATCTGCGTCATCTTGTGACAGTTCTTCATCTGGACAGGCATCAAGCGATCTGAGCCGTGCAGCCATTTGAGCTAGCTCCTTCACGAGCTCCTTGTCGGAAGCCACTGAGGCAGCCAAATGATTAACCAGGCCTCTCATGCACTTGATGGCCTTCTGTTCTGATTGCCGGAATCTTAGAAGCACCGCAACCTTGCACAGGGCCAAAGCATATGCTTTCCCAGCTGCGGTCTTCTTATCTGGGCAACTGACTACCTAGAGCATTTGCACCATATGATGTCAGTTTTTTCCCTAGAACCTCTATaatataattctaacaaaaaaattGTGAGGATGTTTGTTCGGTGTCCAGCAatattagaaaaaaaaatgtatATGTGTTTTCTAGATTGTTCATTGATACCTCTAGTGCTATACGGATAGCAAGCCCTTCCTCGCTGATGTCAAAATTGTTTGACACATTTGCGGAAACTGAAGCACTTTCAGGACTTTTCGAAGCTTGGTCCATACTTTCTGTTGAAAATAATTGGGTTTGCACCATTTGCACCATAAAACGAGAAGCTTGAACCGCAAGTTTCCGTCTCTTTGAAATAACACGAGGGCTACCCCCAGCATTACCATATAAACCAGGCCACATGGCTTTCATAACAGGTACAAATGCGTTGGAGATACAACTCTGTGAAAAGAAAGGCAGTCAGTAAATTTGATCTGGGATTATTCAGTCAGTCAGTAAATTTGATCTGGGAAAAAGTTACATAAAATAATTTCAGCCAGTGTATGGTAAGCTTTATCGGCTTGCCTTGTGTTTGTCTGAAAGTGCTGGATAGTGCTGAAAGAAGACAGACAGACATTGTTTCAATCTGAAACAGAGAAAAAAAAAGCGCATGTGAGAATAAACAGAAAACAAATGCCTTTAAATAACAGAGGACAAATGAGCAATTGACCTTTCTAGTTCTTTAGCTTGCTCTGAGAAATACAATCTAATGAGTTGAGCGAGGATAACAGTATGCAAATCAGCAGGTATACTTGCAAAATTGCCACTGAGGAGAAGAATCTTTGCAAAACCTTCACCAAGTATGGTTGGGACATTATCATGATTATCACCCTCTAGATCGAATTCCCAGTCATCTTTATGGAATCCAGAAAATAAAATATCAAGAACTCCAATGTTTAGATCATCATCATTCTTATCAGAGAGGTCAACTTGAGTGAACTGAGACTTTTCATAGCTAGGATCTGGCGATTCAATCCCAATGGCTCGATCTATTTCTTGTGGCCCATGCCAAGTTACAAGATCAACCAAGGCCTTGCATGCTATGGCACTAACCAAGTCAGGCCCATTGATGAAAGATAAGCGTAGCTGCTTCACCAACTCTGCATTAGGTCTATTCTCTAACAGTCCAAGGAGACAAAGGCATCTTAAAGCAGCCCTTTGTACATCAACGTGATTTTGTTTTGCCTACATGAGATAAGATCAAGGGCATAAACTTTATAATTCAGCTCAATTTAATACCCATAAGAGCAAATGTACTGTATACAGGAGCTGAAGAATATTAGCATATAGTACCATACGGGTATATTCTAGGTTTGGTTAGAGTTAAACAAAACTTAAGTTTGAGTGAGTTTATGgaaaatagtatcaatatttaAAACTCCAATtaggtatattatgaaaatatattccatgacaaatctaatgatacttatttagtaCGATAAGTAATATCTTTTTatacaaatttagtcaaacttaagagaGTTTGAACACTATTCTAGAATTGCATCCTTTTTGGGACGAAGGGAGCATAATATAAAGTACCATACAGTATACACATAGAGAACTGTAGGACAATTGGACTTACTGCAGGAAGCAACAAAGAGTGAAGCAGTTCTGAAGGCTCAATTGCTGTGGCCTGGAGATTCCGTAGGGTTGAAGTATTCTGAAGCAGAAGACCTGTCACGGCAAGACAGTGCATCCACTGCATGAAGTCAGCTGTTCTCTCCCTGCAAGGTCTAGCCAGCTCTTCAACAACAGTGGAAACCACCATTTCAAATTCACCAACAGAAGAATGCACTTTTTTGGCCAACTCTGCCACTGCTTTCGCCCAGTCTTTGTCTCCTCCAAGACTCACACCATCTCCAATTGCAATCTGGTTCCCATCATTGTCAACTTCATGTTCAAGAGGCCTGATGAGAAGCTCATGCAGAAAAGAACTTGCAATCTTTCGGTTCATAGTATCAGAGAAATCAAGCATTTCACCAAGTAGCAATAGTTGCCTTGAAGTGAAGTGATAATTTGGTCCTGAAATGGGCAGCTAAGCAATAGAAATAGTCCATACATAGAAAGAATAATAActactcttgcttaccagcagaAAGGTGTGCCTTTACCAAATCAACATAATCAGTAATTGTGCTAGGAAGGACACTGTCTAGAAGATCATTTTTATCAGTAGCCTCAGAAGCATATACCGCTGCTTCTGCACCCGTAGTTGCTGCAGCCTCTGAGCCTTTGACCTGCAGAATAACTATTGACTTAATAAAGTATTGATTTAACTTTAAAGAATGATATTGCCAGCCAGGAACAAGCCACTATAAGCCGGTAGAACTAGCAAAATTTTTTCCATaattttaatatattatattaaaaattagCAGAACACATGTATTTCCATGATTGCTCTAGATTAGATCCAACAATCCTATCAGAAGGTGGATAACCATAAGAACGGTGTGGTCAGCATGGCTGGGAAGGTCAGGAGGGGGAGGGGTATCTTTAGGTCAAAGGAGATATCGAGATAGATTGAGAGGAAGAACTAGGGTGAAAATGGGACAAATATTTCCTGATTATCTGTCAGTTCGAAGGGGTTTAGATATTAAATGGATAATCCTTATCTAAATACGGACATTCAATATCTGCAATCCGAATCCGAATACTCAAAGTCAGATACCTGATACAGATACGGGATGGATATCAATATCTGACATATCCGAAACTAAACTATCCGTATCCGACCCTAAATCTGAAAGAAAAACAACTACCCATATTTGTATCCGTACATTATCCATTTACATCCGATCTGGTTTCATCCCTAGGAAGAATCTTAAGGGAGAAATACTAATTCTGAAATCAACCATCTTAGTAATCATTCAGTGCAAAATCATGTCCCCATATATAACAGAGGCCTAACAATAGCATCCTAGAGGTAAAAGAAATAGCAATAGTTACAAAATATTACAACATATCGGGTAATCttcgaagggcgggcctggtgcaagcggtagagtcttaccacctgtgaccggaaggtcctgggttcaagtcgcggtcttctcgcattgcacaggcgagggtaaggcttgccactgacacccttccccagaccccgcacagagcgggagctctctgcactgggtacgccccttttaTATCGGGTAATCTTGACATGATATGAATGATGCTTGCAAAGGATTGGTTCTTCTCACCAAGTCATCTAAAAAACAATTAACTTCTTGGCAACACTAGGCATCCTAGATCTAGTTACTGCTACCACACTTTGGCATGCAAAATTATAGCAAAAGCAAAGGTCAAATTTTCAGGAAAAGAAAAGTTATACTTCGAGTGTATCTACATTGAATAGTTGACAACAATACTGTGTTAAGAATTAGTTTCTTCCAAAAGTACTATAAAAAATGTTGCATAACAAGCTAAAATAGTCTGGTGGTCACCTGAGCTTCAGCTTGCAAATGCTTGCACATGATTCTCCAGTAAAGAGCAACCTCAGCATCCATGAGTTGAATATTGGAATCTTGTTCTGCTGAAAAATATTATAGGGATGCTGATATCAACCAGCAGAAAGAGGAGGAATGGGCAGAGACAACTTGATTCTTCCGTATTTTCAAACAAAGGAATTTGAAAAAACATAGCGATTCCATGGGGTTGTCTTTCAGGTTTATTCATTTCATTGGAGTTAGTTACTTTGTCCTTTGTCAGAGATTCATATTCACAATGAACATAAACTGATCAACAAAATCTGGAGAAAGGTCAGGTTggaaagtactccctccgttccaaattataagttgctttgacttttttgatacataGAATTTGCTATGTATGTAGATATACgtttatgtctagatacatagcaaatttgATGTACCAAAAATgccaaagtgacttataatttggaacggagggactaGGAGATAGACTACGATAAAAAACCTTTTTCACCATTTGCAGTGAAGTACTGCCTAATACTGTGCCCATCATGCACTCGCAAAGCACCATCTTTTAGAAGCACCGCCATTACAGATTCTCCAACTGATTCGTATGTCTCAACATCAAGAAATCTGAGAAGGGAAATCACATCTCCTCTGCAGTACTTAACAAGCCACTCATCCTTCAGCATCTTCAGGCACTCGTTGTTTACTGAAGCAGACCTATCGGATAGGCCCCTGTGAAGGACAGTAGTCCTTTGCTTTATGCTGAAACCAAAACAAAAAACTATAAATTCACTGACACAGTAAATGTTGTGCATTTCATGCATGTGCATTGGTCTGTTCTACTTCCAACGTATATGATACTCACCTTAAACTCTGCAGGGGAAATTTATTTGAAAGCACAGAATATGCTGCTCGTCTAACTGATTCACtaatgtcaagcattgattcaacaACGCCCTCTAGTGTATTATTtgatggtggaagggagaaaacTATTGCCTTCCGAACCTCCTTCAAAAATGAAACAAGGCCACAATTAGATACAACAAGATGAACAAATCGAATACTAGTAACCGGAAAGCTATTAAGAACAATCTCACATACAGCATTCTGCTCATTGTCTAGGGTCTCGAGGAATAAATCAGCAATGCCACCATCCTCTCCATCAATTGCAAAACGGGACAATGCTCGCACAGCATAAGTGCGAATTGCAGCGATTTTATCTTGAACCCGGACCTTCATGCCATCAATTACTTCATCCCAAATCTCATCGCTCACCTCAGCATCATCAGGCAACCGCATTATAATCTGCAAGCAGAATTGCACGTGCAATCTGAGTGGAAGGGCTCAACAATATGTAAATGAAGGACTTGCCAAGGTAAACACTTCTTCGTAACTAGAACAAAAGATTACTGATGGTGGCTGAATAAATCAAAGAAGTTGTTCAAGGGCAACATCCAGACTCGTGCTTTATTGAAGCATATTTGCACAAGAGAGCTGAACCTAAGCTCAATTGAAGAAGTTAAACACAACAAAATGTTAACATCTATAAACAGCTTTATAGCGTACTGAGGGAAACtagtttttcactaaaataagtaCTCCCATCTCGAGGGAGAAATAAAAACCGTAAATGGGGGGGCAAAGTTTCAAGTGATTTTCCTTAGCTCACCTCGGAGATGATTTGGCATGCGCGGAATCGCGCGGGCCGGTGCGCGGCCTTGGACGCGGTGACGAGGAAGCGAAGGAACTCCTCGAGGAACCCGTTCCCACCGCCGTCGGCCGAAGAAGATGCGGAAGCGGAAGCGAAGGCAGCCAGGAAGCGAGCGACGCGGTCGGATCCCGCGGATCGGCGGGCGAGGGCGAAGAGCGGCGTGACAGCGACGCAGAAGGCTGCGAGGAAGGggcggccgccgcctcctcctgagGTGGAGCGGAGCGCCGCGAGCTCCCGCAGCTTCCGCGGGTGCACGGCGTGGGATGCGCGGCACTCGTCCAGCACCCGCGCCACCTCGCGCGCGAGACGATCGGAATCCCCGGCGCCGGTGACGGCCGCGGCGGGCGCCATGGGACGCGGGAGAGGATGTCTGGGGGAGGAGGCGGAGTTGGGGATTGGAAAGGGGAGAATTTTGAATCGTGGAGAGGGAAACGGGTTGAAAACATTGGAGCGGAACTGCGCTGCGCGACGCCGCCGTCACACTGCACAGTGGGACCGATGGTCGCTATGGGCTGGTAAAGTGGTTTCCTTTATGGGCTCGTGCTGGGCTAGATGGGGCTCGACTAATCACTGGGACAACTAGAGTAGCCTGTTGGCTTAAAAAAAAACCCTAGAGTAGCCTGTTTGAAACCCTATAAATATTTCTGCAACGAACAACCGAGCAAGGGTCGACGAAATTAAAGGCTACAGTGAAGAAATGCATTCTTACGTTCAGCTGGTGTATCGGCCAGGTGCGCAAGGCGACGAGGCTTAGAACAATCCAGATTGTCGCGAGCTTAGCAACGTGGCTTAACTTCTCGTCGGCTGGTGTGGAAAATCCGGCACCACCCACTTTGTGACGGGAAAACGAACCATCGACACGGAACTTGTGTTTAAAAATCCACTTGCCAGTCATAATTTTAGCGCCAGGAGGACGAGGAACAACGCGTCAAGTGTAGCCTGAAACTGAAACTCTTCTCACCAATCAGGATCGGCAAGCATGCCGTGATAGTTCGCTGGATCGGTGACATCCGTAGAGTGGATGGCAAAAAGGTTCAGATGTTCAATGTGGAACTTAGGTTTACAACTCCACTTGCCAGTCACAATGTTAGCACTGGGAGGACAAGGAACATGGCACCAGGTGTCATTGTCGAGCAAAGCCTGAAACTCGTCATGCATAGTAGCGCGCGGCAAGCGCACTACAATAGTTCGCGAGGATCATCGATATCGTAGAGTGGATAGCATGATATTCTATATCAAAGAAGCTTTTGTGGAATTTGACTTCGAAGATCTTATTCGAATTTAAATTGTTACGCTCTACCCTCGGGGTGTTTGCCTTAAAGGTTGTTAAGGTCCTATGCCTAGCTGCAACATGGTTTGTTTCTTATGTATTTGGGGATTTCTATTCCTGGTCTTTGTGTACTCTGCTTTTAATGTCTTAATATATGTGAGCTTTCAAAAAAAATGGCACACAATTCGACCCTCACGTCCTACGTGAGGCCATGCAGCAGGAGCGTAGAAAAGGTGGGAATAAACCCGCCTCTGAAATGCCCGGTCCCCTTCAACCGTTGGGTCTCGACAAGACCAAAGGAATGGATTTTGTTCACAGTCTGCAAAAGGGCGGTCTCATCGCTGACGCGGAATGTTCTCTGTGGAATAGAGGAGCAAGATTGCGCCGCAGCTCTGTGCAAGCCTGACGTCTACTGACGAAACATGCTTGCTGTCCAGTTTGACGACCATCTGCCGACCGGACGGTGTGCACAGCACAGGCCACAGGCAGTAGATATTGCTCGGTATCGCGACTGTCAGCATCGAACACATCGACGGATCGGCAGGACAACACAGCTCACACGGGTCTGGATCCTGCTGGTAATCCCAATCCGCGTTGACCAGCCGCGGACGACACTTGTACTCCGAACTGGCATGTGGCATGGTCCGACGCTGACTGGCAAGCGCCGCTGCCGAGTGCTGAATATGGAATTCCAGAGTTCGTTCTGGCTTGCTTACCGATCCATCGAGGATTCGAAACGAACACGTGGGTCTGGGACAACGGAACACACGGGTGGTTACAGTTCGACGAGTCCACCTGAAAAGCTAAGGCAGCAACCGCACCTAGACCCGGTCAATTTCGCGAGCGCTGACTGGTCACCTTCGATGGTGAAACGGTGCTGGATCGCGATCCGTCACAATCAACGAGTCGATATGAATCTGATCACCACCGCTAGGTTGATCTTCGGGCCAGGTTAGTTCATCGTCGATAGATCCCGATTCCCGCCGCGTCAGATCAGATCATATATTGTGCTGTCAGTAATTACCCTTCGCATGAGTTGTGTGTGTTGTATAGCTGTCCGTGTCATTATAAACGTAACTCATCCTTATAATGTGCTCTAGATTTTTTTTACGCGAGTGGAGTGAAACAACCGTGAGTGGAGTGCAACGTGCTTTGGCTGTTGGTGATAGAATTCTTTGATCATCTGGGCGTAGATCAGTGAAAAAAATACTTAACTTAGATAAGGACTTGGTGATGTACCTCGTCGCATGCAGTGGCGGTCATGGCCATTGATGTCGGAATAGAAGTAGCATCGTAGTGGGGGACGGTCCAATAGCGACACCGATGGAGCTTCCTGTTGCTCCCAGCACCCCTCTTGATCGAACTAGGATTAGACTCGGTGGGTAACTGGCGGCAGCAGTGAACCTCGTACTTTGCGCCCCGGCTCCCACCTTTCTCTTTATAGTGCTGCGCGACGGGGACCCATCAGACAGGACCCATCAGACAGGAGAACggctggacgcccccgatcaggacggtTGTCCGTTGGCCCAACTTGATGGAGATCAACATAACAGTTGGTTCTATTTTT
The nucleotide sequence above comes from Miscanthus floridulus cultivar M001 chromosome 18, ASM1932011v1, whole genome shotgun sequence. Encoded proteins:
- the LOC136521409 gene encoding uncharacterized protein isoform X3: MAPAAAVTGAGDSDRLAREVARVLDECRASHAVHPRKLRELAALRSTSGGGGGRPFLAAFCVAVTPLFALARRSAGSDRVARFLAAFASASASSSADGGGNGFLEEFLRFLVTASKAAHRPARFRACQIISEIIMRLPDDAEVSDEIWDEVIDGMKVRVQDKIAAIRTYAVRALSRFAIDGEDGGIADLFLETLDNEQNAEVRKAIVFSLPPSNNTLEGVVESMLDISESVRRAAYSVLSNKFPLQSLSIKQRTTVLHRGLSDRSASVNNECLKMLKDEWLVKYCRGDVISLLRFLDVETYESVGESVMAVLLKDGALRVHDGHSIRQYFTANAEQDSNIQLMDAEVALYWRIMCKHLQAEAQVKGSEAAATTGAEAAVYASEATDKNDLLDSVLPSTITDYVDLVKAHLSAGPNYHFTSRQLLLLGEMLDFSDTMNRKIASSFLHELLIRPLEHEVDNDGNQIAIGDGVSLGGDKDWAKAVAELAKKVHSSVGEFEMVVSTVVEELARPCRERTADFMQWMHCLAVTGLLLQNTSTLRNLQATAIEPSELLHSLLLPAAKQNHVDVQRAALRCLCLLGLLENRPNAELVKQLRLSFINGPDLVSAIACKALVDLVTWHGPQEIDRAIGIESPDPSYEKSQFTQVDLSDKNDDDLNIGVLDILFSGFHKDDWEFDLEGDNHDNVPTILGEGFAKILLLSGNFASIPADLHTVILAQLIRLYFSEQAKELERLKQCLSVFFQHYPALSDKHKSCISNAFVPVMKAMWPGLYGNAGGSPRVISKRRKLAVQASRFMVQMVQTQLFSTESMDQASKSPESASVSANVSNNFDISEEGLAIRIALEVVSCPDKKTAAGKAYALALCKVAVLLRFRQSEQKAIKCMRGLVNHLAASVASDKELVKELAQMAARLRSLDACPDEELSQDDADVIFKKLGLDDGFKLDTNQAVPPTPAPRSVRPPAPARRKTKQAPPSSSDESDEGGEVSVPATSVSRVPATPSMTAAARSQRASKTAALSKMSAKPPAIASDGSESDNQSDVHE
- the LOC136521409 gene encoding uncharacterized protein isoform X2, whose protein sequence is MAPAAAVTGAGDSDRLAREVARVLDECRASHAVHPRKLRELAALRSTSGGGGGRPFLAAFCVAVTPLFALARRSAGSDRVARFLAAFASASASSSADGGGNGFLEEFLRFLVTASKAAHRPARFRACQIISEIIMRLPDDAEVSDEIWDEVIDGMKVRVQDKIAAIRTYAVRALSRFAIDGEDGGIADLFLETLDNEQNAEVRKAIVFSLPPSNNTLEGVVESMLDISESVRRAAYSVLSNKFPLQSLSIKQRTTVLHRGLSDRSASVNNECLKMLKDEWLVKYCRGDVISLLRFLDVETYESVGESVMAVLLKDGALRVHDGHSIRQYFTANGEKEQDSNIQLMDAEVALYWRIMCKHLQAEAQVKGSEAAATTGAEAAVYASEATDKNDLLDSVLPSTITDYVDLVKAHLSAGPNYHFTSRQLLLLGEMLDFSDTMNRKIASSFLHELLIRPLEHEVDNDGNQIAIGDGVSLGGDKDWAKAVAELAKKVHSSVGEFEMVVSTVVEELARPCRERTADFMQWMHCLAVTGLLLQNTSTLRNLQATAIEPSELLHSLLLPAAKQNHVDVQRAALRCLCLLGLLENRPNAELVKQLRLSFINGPDLVSAIACKALVDLVTWHGPQEIDRAIGIESPDPSYEKSQFTQVDLSDKNDDDLNIGVLDILFSGFHKDDWEFDLEGDNHDNVPTILGEGFAKILLLSGNFASIPADLHTVILAQLIRLYFSEQAKELERLKQCLSVFFQHYPALSDKHKSCISNAFVPVMKAMWPGLYGNAGGSPRVISKRRKLAVQASRFMVQMVQTQLFSTESMDQASKSPESASVSANVSNNFDISEEGLAIRIALEVVSCPDKKTAAGKAYALALCKVAVLLRFRQSEQKAIKCMRGLVNHLAASVASDKELVKELAQMAARLRSLDACPDEELSQDDADVIFKKLGLDDGFKLDTNQAVPPTPAPRSVRPPAPARRKTKQAPPSSSDESDEGGEVSVPATSVSRVPATPSMTAAARSQRASKTAALSKMSAKPPAIASDGSESDNQSDVHE
- the LOC136521409 gene encoding uncharacterized protein isoform X1, encoding MAPAAAVTGAGDSDRLAREVARVLDECRASHAVHPRKLRELAALRSTSGGGGGRPFLAAFCVAVTPLFALARRSAGSDRVARFLAAFASASASSSADGGGNGFLEEFLRFLVTASKAAHRPARFRACQIISEIIMRLPDDAEVSDEIWDEVIDGMKVRVQDKIAAIRTYAVRALSRFAIDGEDGGIADLFLETLDNEQNAEVRKAIVFSLPPSNNTLEGVVESMLDISESVRRAAYSVLSNKFPLQSLSIKQRTTVLHRGLSDRSASVNNECLKMLKDEWLVKYCRGDVISLLRFLDVETYESVGESVMAVLLKDGALRVHDGHSIRQYFTANGEKAEQDSNIQLMDAEVALYWRIMCKHLQAEAQVKGSEAAATTGAEAAVYASEATDKNDLLDSVLPSTITDYVDLVKAHLSAGPNYHFTSRQLLLLGEMLDFSDTMNRKIASSFLHELLIRPLEHEVDNDGNQIAIGDGVSLGGDKDWAKAVAELAKKVHSSVGEFEMVVSTVVEELARPCRERTADFMQWMHCLAVTGLLLQNTSTLRNLQATAIEPSELLHSLLLPAAKQNHVDVQRAALRCLCLLGLLENRPNAELVKQLRLSFINGPDLVSAIACKALVDLVTWHGPQEIDRAIGIESPDPSYEKSQFTQVDLSDKNDDDLNIGVLDILFSGFHKDDWEFDLEGDNHDNVPTILGEGFAKILLLSGNFASIPADLHTVILAQLIRLYFSEQAKELERLKQCLSVFFQHYPALSDKHKSCISNAFVPVMKAMWPGLYGNAGGSPRVISKRRKLAVQASRFMVQMVQTQLFSTESMDQASKSPESASVSANVSNNFDISEEGLAIRIALEVVSCPDKKTAAGKAYALALCKVAVLLRFRQSEQKAIKCMRGLVNHLAASVASDKELVKELAQMAARLRSLDACPDEELSQDDADVIFKKLGLDDGFKLDTNQAVPPTPAPRSVRPPAPARRKTKQAPPSSSDESDEGGEVSVPATSVSRVPATPSMTAAARSQRASKTAALSKMSAKPPAIASDGSESDNQSDVHE